CCTTCTTTTTCGAGGGGGTTGCTCCATACGTGCCGTTTGTTCCAAAAGGGCATCGGCTATTCCAAAAGTCACCGTTGATTTTTGCGCTTTTGGGCAGGGTCGCAGCCGTGATGTATCACTCTATTCTGCGTGCTCCTCTCGTAGTCGATGAACTTCGACCCCGGCTCAGCCATAGGTGGCTGGTGATCCAAGTTCCAAAGGTCGCCAGTGCGTGTGCCTTCACCGCACACAGGACATAACCCCTTCTGTTGATCAAGTAGCCACTTCCGATACTCCTCCCGCAAAGGGCGCAAGATATTCCCGCCAATCGCCAGCCCCCGACTGGCATACACAGGCAAGCGAACCTCGCATGAACCATCTGTTGTTCGGGTGACGGCGCTAGTCGGAACCCGCAAGATCCATTCATTCCGTTCTTTGTCGAATATAGGCTTGTATTTCGACGTAAACGACCCACTTTTTACCATTCGCGTCCTCCAAAGACGTTCCCTAACTCGCTTTTGGAGAGTGCAGCGAACCGCCGGTTCCCTACCGGGGTCTCAGGGGTGTCCCCTGAATCTTTTTCTTCCCCTCTTCCGGCTGGGAGAGGGGAACGAGGGGGTGAGGGCGCATCTCCATGCTACACCGGCGGGCGCAGCTTGTGCCAGCCGACCGCCTGCTCGTAGGCGTAGGCGGCGCGCAAAAGCGCCTCCTCGCCGAAGGCGGGCGCCATGAGCTGCATCCCCACGGGCATGCCGTAGGAGAACCCCGCGGGCAGGGACACGGCGGGAATCCCCGCGATGTTCACCGGAATGGTGCAGATGTCCGACATGTACATCTTGAGCGGGTCGGCGGTCTTTTCGCCGAGCTTGAACGGCGCGGAGGGCGAGGTAGGCGAGACCAGAAGGTCGAACTGCTTGAACGCGGCCTCGAACTCGCGGCGGATGAGGGTGCGCACCTTCTGGGCCTTCAGGTAGTAGGCGTCGTAGTAGCCCGAGGAGAGGGCGTACGTTCCCAGCATGATGCGGCGCTTCACCTCTGGCCCGAAGCCGTGCTCTCGCGTCCGCTCCATGCCCTCCCACATGTTCTCCGCCGACTTGTCGGAATACCCGTACTTGACGCCGTCGTAGCGGGCCAGGTTCGCCGAGCACTCGGACGGCGCGATGATGTAGTAGGTCGGCAGGGCGTACTTCGTGGAGGGCAGCGAGCACTCGCCGACAGTCGCGCCAAGCTCGCGCAGCTTGACGATGGCCCGTTGCAGCACCTCGGCCACGTCGCTCTCGACGCCGCCGCCGAAGTACTCCTTCGGCACGCCGATGCGCAGCCCCTTCACGTCGGGCCGCAGCGCCTTCGTGTAGTCGGGCACGGCGCGCGGATAGGACGTGGAGTCGCGCGGGTCGTGCCCCGCGATGGCGTTGAGCACGAGGGCGCAGTCGGTGACGTCCTTCGTCAGCGGGCCGATCTGGTCGAGCGAGCTGGCGAAGGCCACCAGCCCGTAGCGGCTCACCCGGCCATAGGTGGGCTTCATCCCGACGACGCCGCAGAAGCTGGCGGGCTGCCGGATGCTGCCGCCCGTGTCGGAGCCGAGCGAGTAGAACGCCTCGCCCGCCGCGACCGCCGCCGCGGGGCCGCCGCTGGAGCCGCCGGGGACGCGCTCCAGGTCCCACGGGTTGCGCGTGGGGAAGAACGCCGAATTCTCCGTGGACGAGCCCATTGCGAACTCGTCCATGTTGCCCTTGCCCAGCATCACGGCGCCCGCCTGGAAGAGGCGCTGCGTTACGTGGGCGTCGTACGGGGGCACGAAGCTTTCCAGCATGCGCGACGAGCAGGTGGTCTTCACGCCGCTGGTGCAGATGTTGTCCTTGATCTGCATGGGCACGCCGAGCAGGGGGCTGGTGTCGTTCGCCTTCAGGCGCTCGTCCGCCTTGCGCGCCTGCTCCAGCGCGAACTCATCCGTGACCGTGACGTAGGCGCGCACCTTCGCCTCGACGGCGTGGACGCGCTCTAGCACGGCCTTGGTCAGATCGACGGAGGAGACCTCCCGCTTGCGCAGGAGGTCGCGCGCCTCGTGAAGCGTCAGCTCATGGAGCTTGGGAGAAGCCATCGGCTACGCCTTGCTCTCCACAAGCTGGAACAGCACGCCGTGCGCCGACTTGGGGTGGATGAAGACTCTGCGGCCATGCTCGGCGGAGGGCGCCTCCGCGATGCGCGCGCCCCGCTTCCTGAGCGCCTCAGCCGCCTTGTCCACGTTGTCCACCTCCAGCGCCACCAGGTAGAGGCCCTCGCCGCGCTCCTCGATGAACCTGGCGACCGGCCCGTTCGGGTCCACCGGCTGCGACAGCACGATGCGGGTGTTTCCCGTAGTGAACGTCGTCTCCTTCAGGCCCTCCGTGAGCTTGCCCACGTCCGTGGCCTTAAGGCCGAACTTCTCCCCGTAGAGGGCGGCGGACTGCTCCAGGTTCTTGACGGCGATGACGATGTGGTCAATGCGCTTGTACACGGTCGTTCTCCTCGCTGGGATGT
The DNA window shown above is from Dehalococcoidia bacterium and carries:
- the gatA gene encoding Asp-tRNA(Asn)/Glu-tRNA(Gln) amidotransferase subunit GatA — its product is MASPKLHELTLHEARDLLRKREVSSVDLTKAVLERVHAVEAKVRAYVTVTDEFALEQARKADERLKANDTSPLLGVPMQIKDNICTSGVKTTCSSRMLESFVPPYDAHVTQRLFQAGAVMLGKGNMDEFAMGSSTENSAFFPTRNPWDLERVPGGSSGGPAAAVAAGEAFYSLGSDTGGSIRQPASFCGVVGMKPTYGRVSRYGLVAFASSLDQIGPLTKDVTDCALVLNAIAGHDPRDSTSYPRAVPDYTKALRPDVKGLRIGVPKEYFGGGVESDVAEVLQRAIVKLRELGATVGECSLPSTKYALPTYYIIAPSECSANLARYDGVKYGYSDKSAENMWEGMERTREHGFGPEVKRRIMLGTYALSSGYYDAYYLKAQKVRTLIRREFEAAFKQFDLLVSPTSPSAPFKLGEKTADPLKMYMSDICTIPVNIAGIPAVSLPAGFSYGMPVGMQLMAPAFGEEALLRAAYAYEQAVGWHKLRPPV
- a CDS encoding VOC family protein translates to MYKRIDHIVIAVKNLEQSAALYGEKFGLKATDVGKLTEGLKETTFTTGNTRIVLSQPVDPNGPVARFIEERGEGLYLVALEVDNVDKAAEALRKRGARIAEAPSAEHGRRVFIHPKSAHGVLFQLVESKA